The Oenanthe melanoleuca isolate GR-GAL-2019-014 chromosome 1A, OMel1.0, whole genome shotgun sequence genome contains a region encoding:
- the LOC130267047 gene encoding uncharacterized protein LOC130267047 yields MAVLALLFVLVQSLIQYPQPAGDGLDEAEHRRMQERQELLDHKMARLLQELEQQEQGWGAVLFGALQQWPFWALAGVLLLLGLWFSCVRRKHESSSSGKEQSSCKTISDMRGQEQEGVTVVSKEGGENRDVTVEADDSSREGSPVATSEGDDYDTIEGSDDVKVKEDSDVNGDDLKTDEGQSDGNVPGDKTEGSEDEPGNVAVNAEGLNEGNEGENKDVQVEQEKDAGKEEEGDGNEEKSRIETMKAGNNDDVNEDENGNVAGNMEDVDDRNEGGNKDVQVEQGKDAGKEEGDENEEKSCGANMKAGNNDDVNEDENGNVAGNMEDVDDRNEGGNKNVQVEQGKDAGKEEGDENEEKCCGANMKASNNDDANEGEDTIDGKDEYTDVKEQESSVASESRNSDWTGQEDSSGPGNAVDHSGFAATEEENQEVTKEDNSDGNKDDVNVEGNQNEDKEVEQGNVAASEKEGSDGGKKESSSGRMEDREDTLDVGSEEGILLVDCIQWPVQDLERGCSVTAELMESLTRVFVDSVSNSFYPVPQEAIGVGSAFEGWIPQEWDGVYRVLVPLNPPPGHAFHLEWNSTGQVAARTFSVRVELVCTCKGEQLGQKLLCLLHHSQEELRQERSLLETLCTGSYLDVEKTSRWFYQLVRCSWLHVPQCYSWHLVFQPCSRSCRFQLSRGQRSLMVEMLFGVRQGGSDIFVSSQPAEASFTESTAWPETYAVAEVKFFRHVARQVPCENLHLKCLQVFTCILRGTGFSSSTWKTVVMHALTIVPLSRWSRREFVLRLWDIMGYLRFCVHWRRLDHFVLGNERLPAEISLPPAMRGFEPLNLFEHLIRDPAAHTEAIQACDQLQFCLWMLLSGH; encoded by the coding sequence ATGGCTGTACTGGCGTTGCTGTTCGTGCTCGTGCAAAGCCTGATCCAGTACCCGCAGccagctggggatgggctggATGAGGCCGAGCACCGGCGAATGCAGGAGcgtcaggagctgctggaccaCAAGATGGCTcggctgctgcaggagctggagcagcaggagcagggctggggagccgTGCTCTttggtgctctgcagcagtggcCATTCTGGGCTCTTGCTGGAGTCCTGCTCCTCTTGGGCCTGTGGTTCAGCTGCGTGAGAAGGAAACATGagtccagcagcagtggcaaggagcagagctcctgcaagACTATATCAGATATGAGAGGACAAGAACAGGAAGGAGTCACTGTTGTTTCCAAGGAAGGTGGAGAAAACAGGGATGTGACTGTGGAGGCTGAcgacagcagcagagaaggaagtCCTGTGGCTACAAGTGAAGGAGATGACTATGATACCATTGAAGGCAGTGATGATGTGAAGGTGAAGGAAGACAGTGATGTTAATGGTGATGACTTAAAGACAGATGAAGGACAGAGTGATGGGAATGTGCCAGGAGACAAAACTGAAGGAAGTGAAGATGAACCTGGTAATGTTGCTGTAAATGCGGAGGGCCTAAATGAaggaaatgaaggagaaaacaaGGATGTGCAGGTGGAGCAAGAGAAGGATGCTGgcaaggaagaagaaggagatggaaatgaagaaaaatcccGTATTGAAACTATGAAGGCAGGCAACAATGATGACGTTAATGAAGACGAAAATGGCAATGTTGCTGGAAATATGGAAGACGTAGATGACAGAAATGAGGGAGGAAACAAGGATGTACAGGTGGAGCAAGGCAAGGATGCTGGCAAGGAAGAAggagatgaaaatgaagaaaaatcctgtGGTGCAAATATGAAGGCAGGCAACAATGATGACGTTAATGAAGACGAAAATGGCAATGTTGCTGGAAATATGGAAGACGTAGATGACAGAAATGAGGGAGGAAACAAGAATGTACAGGTGGAGCAAGGCAAGGATGCTGGCAAGGAAGAAggagatgaaaatgaagaaaaatgctgtggTGCAAATATGAAGGCGAGCAACAATGATGATGCAAACGAAGGTGAAGACACTATAGACGGAAAGGATGAATACACAGATGTTAAGGAGCAAGAAAGCAGTGTTGCCAGTGAATCAAGGAACAGTGATTGGACTGGGCAGGAAGACAGCAGTGGTCCTGGGAATGCAGTAGACCACAGTGGTTTTGCTGCAactgaggaagaaaatcaaGAAGTTACAAAAGAGGATAACAGTGATGGAAACAAGGATGATGTAAATGTGGAGGGAAAccagaatgaagataaagaaGTTGAGCAAGGTAACGTGGCTGCCAGTGAAAAAGAAGGCAGTGATGGTGGcaagaaagaaagcagcagtggtAGAATGGAAGACAGAGAAGACACCCTAGATGTGGGCAGTGAGGAAGGCATCCTTTTGGTGGATTGCATACAGTGGCCTGTGCAGGATCTGGAGAGAGGTTGCTCAGTGACAGCTGAGCTGATGGAGAGCCTCACGCGGGTCTTTGTGGACAGCGTGAGCAATAGCTTCTACCCGGTGCCTCAGGAAGCCATTGGTGTGGGCAGTGCCTTTGAGGGTTGGATTCCTCAGGAGTGGGATGGGGTGTACCGCGTGCTGGTCCCGCTGAATCCCCCTCCAGGGCACGCCTTCCACCTAGAGTggaacagcacagggcaggtggCAGCAAGGACCTTCAGTGTCCGTGTGGAGCTGGTGTGCACGTGCaagggggagcagctgggccagAAGCTGTTGTGCTTGCTGCACCACTCGCAGGAGGAGCTGCGGCAGGAGCGCAGCCTCCTAGAGACACTCTGCACCGGCTCCTACCTGGACGTGGAGAAAACCTCCCGCTGGTTCTACCAGTTGGTGAGATGCTCGTGGCTGCATGTGCCTCAGTGCTACTCATGGCACTTGGTGTTTCAGCCCTGCAGCCGGTCCTGCCGattccagctgagcagaggcCAGAGGAGCCTGATGGTGGAGATGCTCTTTGGGGTGCGCCAAGGGGGCTCGGACATCTTTGTGAGCAGCCAGCCCGCCGAGGCCAGCTTCACTGAAAGCACAGCGTGGCCTGAGACGTACGCTGTGGCAGAGGTGAAGTTCTTCCGGCACGTCGCCAGACAGGTGCCGTGTGAGAACTTGCACCTGAAATGCCTGCAGGTCTTCACGTGCATCCTGAGGGGCACAGGATTTTCCAGCTCCACCTGGAAGACTGTGGTCATGCACGCGCTGACCATCGTGCCGCTGTCCCGGTGGAGCAGGAGGGAGTTTGTGCTGCGGCTCTGGGACATCATGGGCTACCTGCGCTTCTGTGTGCACTGGAGACGCCTGGATCACTTTGTGCTGGGCAACGAGAGGCTTCCTGCAGAGATCAGCTTGCCACCAGCAATGCGAGGGTTTGAGCCACTCAACCTCTTTGAGCACCTGATCCGGGATCCGGCCGCCCACACAGAGGCAATACAAGCTTGTGATCAGCTGCAATTTTGCCTCTGGATGCTGCTCTCCGGCCACTGA
- the LOC130267048 gene encoding uncharacterized protein LOC130267048, with translation MAVLALLFVLVQSLIQYPQPAGDGLDEAEHRRMQERQELLDHEMARLLQELEQQEQGWGAVLFGALQQWPFWALAGVLLLLGLWFSCVRRKHESSSSGKEQSSCKTISDMRGQEQEGVTVVSKEGGENRDVTVEADDSSREGSPVATSEGDDYDTIEGSDDVKVKEDSDVNGDDLKTDEGQSDGNVPGDKTEGSEDELGNVAGNAEGLNEGNEGENKDMQVEQGKDAGKEEGDGNEEKSCIENMKAGNNDDVNEDENGNVAGNMEDVDDRNEGGNKDVQVEQGKDAGKEEGDENEEKCCGANMKASNNDDANEGEDSIDGKDEYMDVKEQESSDASESRNSDWTRQEDSSGPGNAVDHSGFTATEEENQEVTKEDNSGRNKDDVNVEGNQNEDIEVEQGDVAASEKEGSDGGKKESSSGRMEDREDTLDVGNEEGILLVDCIQWPVEDLERGCSVTAELMESLTRVFVDSVSNSFYPVPQEAIGVGSAFEGWIPQEWDGVYRLLVPLNPPPGHAFHLEQNSTGQVAARTFSVRVELVCTCKGEQLGQKLLCLLHHSQEELRQERNLLETLCTGSYLDVEKTSRWFYQLVRCSWLHVPQCYSWHLVFQPCSRSCRFQLSRGQRSLMVEMLFGVRQGDSDIFVSSQPAEASFTESTAWPETYAVAEVKFFRHVARQVPCENLHLKCLQVFTCILRGTGFSSSTWKTVVMHALTIVPLSRWSRREFVLRLWDIMGYLRFCVHWRRLDHFVLGNERLPAEISLPPAMRGVEPLNLFEHLIRDPAAHTEAIQACDQLQFCLWMLLSGH, from the coding sequence ATGGCTGTACTGGCGTTGCTGTTCGTGCTCGTGCAAAGCCTGATCCAGTACCCGCAGccagctggggatgggctggATGAGGCCGAGCACCGGCGAATGCAGGAGcgtcaggagctgctggaccaCGAGATGGCTcggctgctgcaggagctggagcagcaggagcagggctggggagccgTGCTCTttggtgctctgcagcagtggcCATTCTGGGCTCTTGCTGGAGTCCTGCTCCTCTTGGGCCTGTGGTTCAGCTGCGTGAGAAGGAAACATGagtccagcagcagtggcaaggagcagagctcctgcaagACTATATCAGATATGAGAGGACAAGAACAGGAAGGAGTCACTGTTGTTTCCAAGGAAGGTGGAGAAAACAGGGATGTGACTGTGGAGGCTGAcgacagcagcagagaaggaagtCCTGTGGCTACAAGTGAAGGAGATGACTATGATACCATTGAAGGCAGTGATGATGTGAAGGTGAAGGAAGACAGTGATGTTAATGGTGATGACTTAAAGACAGATGAAGGACAGAGTGATGGGAATGTGCCAGGAGACAAAACTGAAGGAAGTGAAGATGAACTTGGCAATGTTGCTGGAAATGCGGAAGGTCTAAATGAaggaaatgaaggagaaaacaaGGATATGCAGGTGGAGCAAGGCAAGGATGCTGGCAAGGAAGAAGGagatggaaatgaagaaaaatcctgtATTGAAAATATGAAGGCAGGCAACAATGATGACGTTAATGAAGACGAAAATGGCAATGTTGCTGGAAATATGGAAGACGTAGATGACAGAAATGAGGGAGGAAACAAGGATGTACAGGTGGAGCAAGGCAAGGATGCTGGCAAGGAAGAAggagatgaaaatgaagaaaaatgctgtggTGCAAATATGAAGGCGAGCAACAATGATGATGCAAACGAAGGTGAAGACAGTATAGACGGAAAGGATGAATACATGGATGTGAAGGAGCAAGAAAGCAGTGATGCCAGTGAATCAAGGAACAGTGATTGGACTAGGCAGGAAGACAGCAGTGGTCCTGGGAATGCAGTAGACCACAGTGGTTTTACTGCAactgaggaagaaaatcaaGAAGTTACAAAAGAGGATAACAGTGGTAGAAACAAGGATGATGTAAATGTGGAGGGAAACCAGAATGAAGATATAGAAGTTGAGCAAGGTGACGTGGCTGCCAGTGAAAAAGAAGGCAGTGATGGTGGcaagaaagaaagcagcagtggtAGAATGGAAGACAGAGAAGACACCCTAGATGTGGGCAATGAGGAAGGCATCCTTTTGGTGGATTGCATACAGTGGCCTGTGGAGGATCTGGAGAGAGGTTGCTCAGTGACAGCTGAGCTGATGGAGAGCCTCACGCGGGTCTTTGTGGACAGCGTGAGCAATAGCTTCTACCCGGTGCCTCAGGAAGCCATTGGTGTGGGCAGTGCCTTTGAGGGTTGGATTCCTCAGGAGTGGGATGGGGTGTACCGCCTGCTGGTCCCGCTGAATCCCCCTCCAGGGCACGCCTTCCACCTAGAGCagaacagcacagggcaggtggCAGCAAGGACCTTCAGTGTCCGTGTGGAGCTGGTGTGCACGTGCaagggggagcagctgggccagAAGCTGTTGTGCTTGCTGCACCACTCGCAGGAGGAGCTGCGGCAGGAGCGCAACCTCCTAGAGACACTCTGCACCGGTTCCTACCTGGACGTGGAGAAAACCTCCCGCTGGTTCTACCAGTTGGTGAGATGCTCGTGGCTGCATGTGCCTCAGTGCTACTCATGGCACTTGGTGTTTCAGCCCTGCAGCCGGTCCTGCCGattccagctgagcagaggcCAGAGGAGCCTGATGGTGGAGATGCTCTTTGGGGTGCGCCAAGGGGACTCGGACATCTTTGTGAGCAGCCAGCCCGCCGAGGCCAGCTTCACTGAAAGCACAGCGTGGCCTGAGACGTACGCTGTGGCAGAGGTGAAGTTCTTCCGGCACGTTGCCAGACAGGTGCCGTGTGAGAACTTGCACCTGAAATGCCTGCAGGTCTTCACGTGCATCCTGAGGGGCACAGGATTTTCCAGCTCCACCTGGAAGACTGTGGTCATGCACGCGCTGACCATCGTGCCGCTGTCCCGGTGGAGCAGGAGGGAGTTTGTGCTGCGGCTCTGGGACATCATGGGCTACCTGCGCTTCTGTGTGCACTGGAGACGCCTGGATCACTTTGTGCTGGGCAACGAGAGGCTTCCTGCAGAGATCAGCTTGCCACCAGCAATGCGAGGGGTTGAGCCACTCAACCTCTTTGAGCACCTGATCCGAGATCCGGCCGCCCACACAGAGGCAATACAAGCTTGTGATCAGCTGCAATTTTGCCTCTGGATGCTGCTCTCCGGCCACTGA